TTTGTTAACGTATTTGCTTGTCCTTTACCAGAGGCTGCAGTCATTTGGGTTTATCCTTCTTGACTGTGTTGTATTCTGTATTTTATATCTTCTGAACAATAGATAAGTGCATCCTATGATTGATGCCTTCGTTTCCTAACCCATGTTCTGATCAGTAATTTATCTTGGCATGTTGCGATGCTCTAATTCATTCGTAAGAGTTTGGTGTATACGCTTTATCTGGTTTTAGACAAGTATGATTTCATTCGCTAGATGTGTATCATTTTATATGGTGATTCTCATTGCAGGAAGTCTCCCCCACGATGCTAGTTGTGCTTATTACTCCACCACCAATTGATGAGGAAGGGCGTAAAGCATATGCACAGTATGATAGTGCTTCCCCTTATATTAACAAACGCTTATGAAAGTGAAACATAAACACGCACATGTAACCAATCTATTCACCCAGCAAATGTCTAATTATAGAAAGACAGTGAGAGGCAACTATCCACTAATGATAGATAGACAGTGAGAGTTGATGCCTTGGTTTTACCATGGTGTTGCAGAGCCTAGTTATTTACTAGTTATGGTAACTGGCTGTATAAATATTggtatatattcaaaagtggaGAAGTTATGCTATGTTGTTTTAACTGGATTTCTTACCATGGAACTAGATGAAGATTTGAGATCTTATCTCcctaattttatattgttaataagCCCTATTCATGTCTAAAAATTTCGTTTGCCTTGTGTCTATATTGTTGTTTCTGGCATTTTTTCACTTCGTTTTGCTGCACAGTGTTTTTGATATCTTGCACTTTTTCACCATTCAATATTCATAACTTGTTTAGATGTAATCTTTTTCACTATTCTATATGTACTTAGACAATCATGGTTTTACACTCCAAAAGCTAGATTCACTCTGGAGAGAGGACTAATATTGTCCTTTGTTTGAGGTCCTGTAGCAAAGAGGTTTTTTGTTGTTTGCATGAAAAAGCCTTAaaccaaaactttaaaaaattgaggGATGGAGTAATCTAAATCTGAAATTAGATCTTATGGATACTATGTTTCATTCTTTCCTCTTCTGTGTTGCTGCTATTTGAAATCGTGGTGGCAGAAAATACATATGATTGACACAGTTTCAAATCTTGGCCTCCTGAGTCACAAAATCATAAGTCctcaattaatttttagtaGTAAAATTTGTTACTATAACATTATTTACTGTGATGTGTTGGTTATGTCTGTAATAATGATGTCTTGCAGATCCGTTTATGGTGAGAAAGCTATGAAAGAGCCTGAGAGGACAAATGAAATGGCTGGAGTTTATGCTAGACATTGTGTTGAACTGGCAAAAGATCTTGGTATCCCTGCCATTGATCTGTGGTCCAAGATGCAGGAAACAGAAGGTTGGCAGAAAAAATTCCTCAGGTTTGTGATATAAAAAACTTCTTCTAGAATGTGTGGTTCTGTGAAAAAGTAAGTCAACAGGTTTTTCCAAGCAAATAGTATTTTCTTGTGTTAACCAAGCTTAGTCTAACTACTGCAATAGTCCGAATGAATTGAATGGAAGTAGCTTCTGTCTGTTGATCCTTTtcagaacaataaaactaagtgcaccagttttgaatatttaattgggtATCTAAATGATGtcttatcatgtgattgagtgattttgaattaagatagATTAACACCCAATCAcaaaatgacatatcatctagaTACTCAATTGGGTACTCAAAACTAGGTgcatatagcattgctctttttAGAAAAGGTGTACACAAATGATGAGGCTTTTGATTGAAGAATTTGATCAGGGGATTCATTGTTGGCAGCCCAATGTTTCTTGGAAAGTATAAACACCTTAATGGTGGCAAAGAAAATCATGTGCAAGATAAaaattcttctctctctctttttttttttttttcaacagtGATGGGTTGCACCTTAAGTCAGAAGGCAATGCAGTGGTTCACCAGGAAGTTGTGAGAGTTCTAAAAGAAGCATGGTTTTCTTCTGAACAAATGCCATatgattttcctcaccaatcAGTAATTGATGGAAAACACCCTGAGAAAGCTTTCCAACTGCAATGCCCTGCTGAATTCTAGTCAAGACAGGCTTGGAAATTTGTTCTCTct
This sequence is a window from Mangifera indica cultivar Alphonso chromosome 20, CATAS_Mindica_2.1, whole genome shotgun sequence. Protein-coding genes within it:
- the LOC123204476 gene encoding GDSL esterase/lipase At5g62930-like: MRPQIVLFGDSITEQSFGSGGWGSSLADTYSRKADVLVRGYGGYNTRWALFLLCHIFPLHNKIPPAVTTIFFGANDAALLGRTSERQHVPVEEYKNNLRKMVQHLKEVSPTMLVVLITPPPIDEEGRKAYAQSVYGEKAMKEPERTNEMAGVYARHCVELAKDLGIPAIDLWSKMQETEGWQKKFLSDGLHLKSEGNAVVHQEVVRVLKEAWFSSEQMPYDFPHQSVIDGKHPEKAFQLQCPAEF